Genomic segment of Campylobacter ureolyticus ACS-301-V-Sch3b:
AAACATTCCAAATGAGCTTAAAGATCCACTTGAAAAAATGGAAGATTTATCTTGTAATTCAACTCATAAAAATATAAAACTAGCGCCATTATATTACTCAAAAATGCGTTATTATGATAGTTTGTTTTTTAGATTTTTAGGTGGAAATTCCATTTTTTGTAGTGGCGGGGATTATGAAATAGATAGTCTTAAATCTAGTGGTTTTGCTATAATGAGCGATCAAGTAATACAAAATTTATCAAAAAAGGATTAGAAAATGAGCAAAGTTGATGTAATAGTTGGAAGTCAATGGGGTGATGAGGGAAAAGGTAAAATTGTTGATATGCTTTCAAAAGAGTATGATTATGTTTGTAGAAGTGCTGGCGGACACAATGCTGGTCATACTATTTGGGTTGATGGTGTTAAATATGCACTTCACCTTGTTCCAAGTGGAATTTTACACAAAAATATTATAAATATTATTGGAAACGGCGTTGTTGTAAATCCTGATGTTTTGATACAAGAGCTTTCAAATTTTAAAGATTTAGAGGGTAGATTTTATATAAGCGATAAAGCGCATTTAAATTTAGAATATCACGCTTTAATGGATCAAGCAAGCGAGAAGCAAAAAGGCGATAAAGCTATAGGAACTACTGGAAAAGGCATTGGGCCAAGTTATGCTGATAAGATAAGCAGAAATGGTCATAGAGTAATTGAGTTATTAGAGCCTGAAAAATTATGCCAAAGTCTAATGCAAACTTTTAAAGATAAAAAATATATTTTTGAAATTTTAGATATCAAAACACCTACAAAAGATGAAATTTTAGAAAAACTAAATGAGTATAAAAGAGTTTTATCTCCATTTATTGCAAATACCACAAAAATGGTTTGGGACGCGCTTGCAAATAATAAAAAGATTCTTTTAGAAGGCGCTCAAGGAACAATGCTTGATATTGATCATGGAACTTATCCTTATGTAACAAGCTCAAATACAGTTTCAGCAGGAGCATGCACTGGAGTTGGGTTAAATCCAAAAGATATAGGAAATGTTATAGGGATATTAAAAGCATATAGCACAAGAGTTGGAAATGGTCCTTTTGTAAGTGAGGATTTTGGAAAAGATGGCGATACAATGTGTGAAGTAGGCAAAGAATACGGCACAACAACAGGAAGAAAAAGAAGATGTGGTTGGCTTGATTTGGTAGCTGTAAAATATGCTGTAAGACTAAATGGAATTGACACATTTGCACTTATGAAGCTTGATGTTTTGGATGGATTTGAAAAAATTAAAATTTGTACAAAATATGAACTTCCTAATGGAGAAAAAATTGATTATTTTCCAACAGATTTAAAGGATGTAAAGCCTATTTATGAAGAGCTTGATGGTTGGGATAGTGTTGTTGGAATAAATAAATTTGAAGATTTACCTAAAAATGCTAAAAAATATATTGAAAAAATAGAAAATGCAACAGGTGTAAAAGTTGGCTTTATCTCAACAAGTCCCGAAAGAGAAGATACAATAATAAGATAATTAGGAGTAAAAATGAAAATCAAATTTCCACACATTCCTTATGTGTCACGAAAAATTGGCATTGATATGTATAACTCGGGTTTTATAAAATTTAATCAAGGCATTGAAGGCGTTGTAAAAATTGCAGAAGAAGTTATAACAAATGATGCCTTAAAAGAAAAAGCTCTTGATGAAAAAACAGAAAATATCTTAGAAGAAAATAGTGAAGATATGCATATTATGCAAGTTGATAGAAGAAGTATGTTTTGGATGGTTAAAAAAAGACTTGCAGAAGAGAGTGATTTTATTTTAAAACACGACGATAGATATAATAAGCTTTCGCATGAAATTTTAGAGCTTTCTTGGAAAAAAAACTATATTGATTATAGCGTTTCTGAAAATAGAGCTAGAAATATTATTTACTCATCCATAGAGGAGTATTTGAAAAATTTTGAAAAAATAGAGGATATTGTTGTTGAAAAGCTTGAAAATAGTTCCAAAAAATTAATTCCAGGAACTCCTGAATATGATTTGGCATTTGAAAAATACTATCAAGATGAGCTTAGAAAAAGAGGAATGTTTTAGCTTTTAATGGATTTATTAAGCTTAGTTTTATACATTGTGCCCACAGCTTTTTTACTTAGCTTTGGGCATTGTGCTGGAATGTGCGGTGGATTTGTTCTAGCTTATAGTGTGAGGCTTAATAATTTAAGCAAATTTAAAGCTTTTATTTACTCTTTGAGCTATCATCTTTTTAGAACGCTTGCTTATATCTTACTTGGTGTAATTGCTGGATATTTTAGTTCTATTTTTGCAATAAGCTCAAAATTTATGGGCTATATCCATTTTTTCATAGGTATTTTTTTAGTTATTTTAGGTATTGGGTTTATAAAAAGAGGTGAAATTTTAAAATTTATAGAAAATGATAAATTATGGAAAAAACTATTTAAAAAACCAACTATAATTGCTAGTAAAATGCACTCTTTATTTGGCTTAATGCTACTTGGTTTTTTAAATGGATTTTTGCCATGTGGGGTTGTTTATACATTTTTATCTATGGCAATTTTATCAAAAAGTATTTTTATGGGAGCTTTTATAATGGGAATTTTTGGTCTATCTACAATTCCTGTTATGCTAATTATTTCTTCTTTATCAAATTTAATAAGCTTAAAATTTAAAAAAATAGCTCTTAATATTTCGGCTTTTATTATAATTTTATTTGGAATATATAATTCATATATTGGTTTTTTGGCTACAAATTAACCAAATTAATAACATATACAAAATTTCTTAAAAAAAATAATAACATTTTAAGTTATTATTAATAATAATATTAGTAAGATTTTAGTTGTAGTTTTATAATATATGAGGAAAATTTTAAATATTATGGATAGAAATCAAAGTCGTTTGATACAGTATCAAAACGCAATAGATGCTAGCAACATCGTATCAAAAACTGATATTCATGGATATATAACTTTTGTAAATGACGAGTTTTGTAATATAAGTAAATACTCAAGAGATGAATTAATTGGTCAAAACCATAATATTGTTCGCCATCCAGATGTTAGCCCAGAAGTTTTCAAAAGACTTTGGAAAACAATTTTGGCGAAAAAAGTTTATAAAGGAATTATAAAAAATTTAGCAAAAGATGGTTCTGTTTTTTATCTAAATGCAACTATCATCCCAATTTTAGATGAAAATGGAAATATTGAAGAATTTGTTGCGATTCGTCATGATGTTACAGAGGTAATTGAGCTTAATGAAAGGCTTATGGCAACAAGAATTGAGCTAAAAGAGTTAAATTTATCATTAGAAGAAAAAGTAAAAGAGCAAACAAAAGAGCTTTTAGAACTTAATAAAAGCTTAGAAAACAGAGTAAAAGAAGAAATTTTAAAAAATGAAGAAAAAAACCGTCTTCTTTCACAGCAAGCAAGACTTATAAGTATGGGTGAAATGATAGGAAACATTGCTCATCAGTGGCGTCAGCCATTAAGTGAGCTTGGAATTGATCTGTTTAAAATGAAACAAAGCATAAAAGATGAAGAGAAATTTATCAATACCTATGAACATGCAAAAACTGTTATAAAAAATATGTCAAATACAATAGATGATTTTAGAAATTTCTTTAAATCAGACAAAGAAAAAGAGGAATTTAGTATAAAAGAGGCTATTGATAAGAGTCTTGGAATGCTTGAAGGCACTTTTAAAAAAGAGGGAATTCACGTTGAAATTTTAAAAAATGAAGATGTTAAAATCTCTGGAATTAAAGCTGAGTTTTCTCAAGTAATCATTAATATTTTAACTAATGCAAAAGATGCTATGCAAAATTTAGATCCAAAAGACAAAATAATTAAAATAAAAATTTATAAAAATGATAAATTTGCTTTTGTTAGTATTTATAATAATGGTGAAAACATTAAAGATAGTATCATGGATAAGCTTTTTGATCCATATTTTACAACAAAACATAAAAGTGTAGGAACTGGTATAGGACTTTATATGTGCAAGATGATAGTAACAAATATGAACGGAAATATATATGTTAAAAATTTGAAAAACGGAGTTGATTTTTGTATAGAAATACCACTAAAAAAGGAGAAAAAATGAGCGACTTAGGTAGTTTGAGAATTTTAATAGTTGAAGATGAAGATAGTATCAGAAAATCTATGGCTGAGGCCCTAGATAGCCTTTTTGAAGAAATTATTTTGGCAAAAAACGGAGATGAGGGTGTTAAAAAATTTAAAAAACACAATCCTCACATTGTAATAACTGATATAGCAATGCCTATAATGAACGGTCTTGATATGGCAAAAAATATTAAAGAAATTTCAAGCAATACTCCAATTATTGCATTAAGTGCCTTTAGTGATAAAGAAAAGCTTTTAAAAGCAATAGATGTAGGAATAGATAAATATTTAATAAAACCGATTGATATGGATGAGCTTTTAAAAGTTATTGAAGATATTGTAAGGCGAAAAATAGGGCTTTTGAATGATGTTAAATTTGGTGATGGTTTAGAGTTTAACCAAACAACAAAAGCTTTGTCTAAAAATGGGGTTGAAATTCCTTTAACAAAAAAAGAGCTTGCTTTTGTCTCACTTTTGGTTGAAAGAATTGGCACTTTAGTTTTACATGAAGATATTAAGCAAAATATCTGGGGAAGTGAAAATGTAAGTGATGCGGCCATTAGAACTTTTGTAAAAAGAGTAAGAGATAAAGTTGGAGCAAAAATTATAAAAAATATTCCTGGGCTTGGATATAAAATAGAATTTTAACAAAAAATAAAAAAAGTTTGATTTTTTCTTTAAATTTAAGAATAAATCTAGCTAAATAACAATATAATTACTTAGTTATGTTTAATTTATGTTTAACATACAATTTATATAGGAGGGTGCAATGCGACCTGGTGATGTATTAAATTACGATTACACAATTTCAAAGTGTTTTTTATTTACAACCATAATCTTTGGAATTGTAGGTATGCTTGTTGGAGTTATTATCTCTTTTCAGTTAGTGTATCCAGACTTAAACTACATAGCAGGAGAGTTTTCTAATTTTGGTAGACTTAGACCACTCCATACTAATGCAGTTGTTTATGGGTTTATGCTTTCAGGTATTTTTTCAACCTGGTATTACGTGGGACAAAGAGTCTTAAAAGTATCAATGGCAGAATCAAAATTTCTTATGATGATTGGAAAACTTCATTTTATTTTATATGTTATTGTTATACTTTTAGCTGTTGTTACACTACTTGCAGGAATAACAAGTTCTAAAGAATACGCAGAACTTCAATGGCCTATCGATATTTTGGTTGTTATCGTTTGGGTTTTATGGGGAGTTAGTATTTTTGGACTTATTGGTATAAGAAGAGAAAAAACTCTTTATATTTCATTGTGGTATTATATAGCAACATTTTTAGGAATTGCTATGCTTTATTTATTTAACAATATGGCTATTCCTACAAGACTTTTAACAGGTATGGGTGATTGGATGCATGCAGTTTCTATGTATGCTGGATCAAACGATGCTATGGTTCAATGGTGGTGGGGACACAACGCTGTTGCGTTTGTTTTTACAGTTGGAATTTTAGCTCAAGTTTATTACTTCTTACCAAAAGAGAGCGGTCAAGCAGTTTTCTCATATAAATTATCACTATTTTCATTCTGGAGTTTAATGTTTGTTTATTTATGGGCTGGCGGTCACCACCTTATTTATTCAACTGTTCCTGACTGGATTCAAACATTAAGTTCAATATTTTCTGTTGTTTTAATTTTGCCTTCTTGGGGTTCAGGTATTAACATACTTTTAACTATGAAAGGTGAGTGGAATCAATTAAGAGAAAATCCATTAATCAAATTTATGATTTTGGCAACAACATTCTATATGTTCTCAACACTTGAAGGACCAATTCTTTCTATTAAATCAGTTAATGCTTTAGCTCACTTTACAGATTGGATTCCAGGACACGTTCATGATGGAACACTTGGTTGGGTTGGCTTTATGACTATTGCAGCTCTTTATCACATGGTTCCTAGAATGTTTAAAAAAGAGCTCTATTCAAAGTCATTAATGGAAGCACAATTTTGGATTCAAACAACAGGTCTTGTAATGTTCTTCTCATCTATGTGGATAGCAGGTATTACTCAAGGTATGATGTGGAGAGCAACAAATGAGTTTGGAAGTTTAGCTTATACATTTATTGATACTGTTAATGCGCTTAAACCATATTTCTGGATTAGAGCAGTTGGTGGATTTTTATATTTGTTAGGCTTTGTCATGTTTGCATATAATATGTTTAAAACATTTAGCTCAGGTAGAGTGCTTGAAAAAGAACCACAAAGCACATCTCCAATGGCAGCTTAAAAAAGGAGGATAATATGTTTAGTTGGTTAGAAAAAAATCCATTCTTTTTTGCGGTTTTTCTATTTATAGTAATAGCCTACGCAGGTGTTGTGGAAATTTTGCCAAGTTTTGCCGATAGCGCAAGACCTTTAAAGGATACTAAGCCTTACAGTGTTTTAGAGCTTTCAGGTCGTCAAATTTACATAGCAAATAGCTGTAATGCATGTCACTCACAGCTTATAAGACCGTTTAAATCAGAAACAGATAGATACGGTGCTTATTCAAAAAGTGGTGAGTATGCTTATGATAGACCATTCTTATGGGGATCAAAAAGAACAGGTCCTGATCTTTTAAGAGTTGGAAATTATAGAACAACAGATTGGCACGAACATCACATGAAAGATCCTTTATCTGTAGTTCCTGGATCAGTTATGCCTAATTATAAATATATGTTTAAGAAAAAAGCTGATATAGAAACAGCTTATGCTGAAGCTTTAACAGTTAAAAAAGCTTTCAATGTTCCTTATGATCAAGAAGGTATGCCAAAACTTGGTAGCTGGGATGAAGCACAAGCACTTGTTATGGAAGAGGCAAAAGTTATAGTTGATCAAATGGAAGATAAAGAGGTTAAAAGTGCTTTTGAGCGTGGCGAGATTAAACAAATTGTAGCTCTTATAGCATATTTAAACAGCTTAAAATAAGGAAAAAAGATGAGTATAGAAACTATGAGAACACTTCAAGCTTATGGATATGTTGTTTTAATAATATCCTTGTGCATAGGGCTTTATGCTTATTTCTTCCATCTTAGAAGATCGGAAAAAACAGGTAGAAGAAACTATGAAAAATATGGAAATTTAGCCCTTAATGATAGTATTGATGATGAGATTATAGAAACTATTCCATCAAATGATAATGAATGCAAAAAAGGAGCTAAAAAATGAAATGGTTTAACTTAGAAGATAATGTAAATCTACTCTCTATAATAGCTGCTATTGTTTTGGTCGTTGCAACTATTGCTGTTGTTGGGCTTTATGTTCGCAAGATGAAAACAGAAAAAAGTGGTGGAGAGCTAAGAGAAGGTGCTGAGTATGATGGCATAAAGGAATATAAAAATCCTTTACCAATAGGCTGGGCTGTTATTTATATTTTAATGTTAGTTTGGGCTATATGGTACTTTTTATTTGGATATCCATTAAACTCATATTCTCAAATTGGTGCTTATAATGAAGAAGTAAAAGCATATAATCAAAAATTTGAACAAACTTTTGCAAACCCTGATAGAGATACTTTACTTGCTATGGGAAAAGGAATATTTTTGGTTGAGTGTTCAGCATGTCACGGAATTACAGGAAATGGAATGAATGGCAAAGCTGCTGATCTTTCTGTTTGGGGTTCTGAAGCTGGAGTTTTAGAAGCTATAAAAACTGGTTCAAAAGGACTTAATTATCCTTTAGGAGAAATGAATGCAGACAATGTAACAGGAAATGATGCTATTGCAGTAGCTGCATTTATGGCTAAAGATATATCAGCCATAAATAGCACTAAAAATCCAAATTATGTAGCCCAAGGAAGAGAAAATTGGATGATTTGTGCTGCGTGTCATGGTGAAGATGGTAAAGGAATGGAAGGTATGGCGCCTGATATTACAAAATACGGTTCAGCTGATTTTGTAGTTGATGTATTAAATAGAGGAAAACTTGGTTTTATAGGTAAAATGCCTGCGTTTAATGATGGAAGACTAACCGATATCCAAAAAAGAGCAGTTGGTGAGTATGTGATATCATTATCAAAAGAGAATTAGGAGAGAAGTTATGGAAAATGAAAACAGAAATAGAAGTGTTTTTAGCATTCACGGAGTTACAGGGATGCTTATAGCAACAGTATTGCTTATCTCTATTCTTGTGGTTTTGACCATACTTGGTTTAAAAGCACAGCAACAAGTTGCAAAAGAACCTTATGTCTTAAAAGATGTAAGTAGCGTTCCAATGAAAGCAAATATGAAGATTGCAAATGATGTTATGGAGGTTGAAAATGTCACAAAGTAACAATGACTCATCAAAGCTTTTTGAAATTATAATTTTAATCGGGCTTATAATAACAGCTATAATTAGTGCTTGGGCGGTTCTAACCCCTAATAATCTTTTTATCGGGTAAGGATAAAAGTGAAAAAATTTATAATAGGTGCAATTTTTTGCACCTTTTTTCTAAATAACTTACTTGCAAACAATAATGTAATTATTGAAAATGATGGAATTTTAGAAAATATCACTACTTCTCAAATGCAAGTTATTGGCGATGAGCTTTATGAAAAAACAGGTGCATTTTTAGGAGTAGTGGCTTTAAAAGATTTAAATGGCACAAATATTCATAAAAAATCTGCTGAAATTTCTAAAAATTTAAAATCACCTTATGCTTTTATAATTATTTCCACAAATGATAAAAAAATAGATATTGTAACTGATATTAATTTTGATAAGGATGCAGTTTTAAGCCCTTATCCAAACAAAGGATCTATAATTCCACTTCTAGTATCAACAAAAAAAGGGAAAGACTCTTTTAATCCAGCACTTTTAAACGGCTATGCAGATTGTGCAGAAAAAATAGCAAAAGTTTATAATGTAAAATTAGAAAATTCTTTTGGAAATACAAATAGAATAATCCTAAATATTATAAGATTATTTGTTTATGGTTCAATAGTTTTAGTGCTTGCTAGTGGATTTTATTATAAAAGGATAAAGAAAAATGCAAAAA
This window contains:
- a CDS encoding adenylosuccinate synthase encodes the protein MSKVDVIVGSQWGDEGKGKIVDMLSKEYDYVCRSAGGHNAGHTIWVDGVKYALHLVPSGILHKNIINIIGNGVVVNPDVLIQELSNFKDLEGRFYISDKAHLNLEYHALMDQASEKQKGDKAIGTTGKGIGPSYADKISRNGHRVIELLEPEKLCQSLMQTFKDKKYIFEILDIKTPTKDEILEKLNEYKRVLSPFIANTTKMVWDALANNKKILLEGAQGTMLDIDHGTYPYVTSSNTVSAGACTGVGLNPKDIGNVIGILKAYSTRVGNGPFVSEDFGKDGDTMCEVGKEYGTTTGRKRRCGWLDLVAVKYAVRLNGIDTFALMKLDVLDGFEKIKICTKYELPNGEKIDYFPTDLKDVKPIYEELDGWDSVVGINKFEDLPKNAKKYIEKIENATGVKVGFISTSPEREDTIIR
- a CDS encoding DUF507 family protein; this encodes MKIKFPHIPYVSRKIGIDMYNSGFIKFNQGIEGVVKIAEEVITNDALKEKALDEKTENILEENSEDMHIMQVDRRSMFWMVKKRLAEESDFILKHDDRYNKLSHEILELSWKKNYIDYSVSENRARNIIYSSIEEYLKNFEKIEDIVVEKLENSSKKLIPGTPEYDLAFEKYYQDELRKRGMF
- a CDS encoding sulfite exporter TauE/SafE family protein — translated: MDLLSLVLYIVPTAFLLSFGHCAGMCGGFVLAYSVRLNNLSKFKAFIYSLSYHLFRTLAYILLGVIAGYFSSIFAISSKFMGYIHFFIGIFLVILGIGFIKRGEILKFIENDKLWKKLFKKPTIIASKMHSLFGLMLLGFLNGFLPCGVVYTFLSMAILSKSIFMGAFIMGIFGLSTIPVMLIISSLSNLISLKFKKIALNISAFIIILFGIYNSYIGFLATN
- a CDS encoding PAS domain-containing sensor histidine kinase, with translation MDRNQSRLIQYQNAIDASNIVSKTDIHGYITFVNDEFCNISKYSRDELIGQNHNIVRHPDVSPEVFKRLWKTILAKKVYKGIIKNLAKDGSVFYLNATIIPILDENGNIEEFVAIRHDVTEVIELNERLMATRIELKELNLSLEEKVKEQTKELLELNKSLENRVKEEILKNEEKNRLLSQQARLISMGEMIGNIAHQWRQPLSELGIDLFKMKQSIKDEEKFINTYEHAKTVIKNMSNTIDDFRNFFKSDKEKEEFSIKEAIDKSLGMLEGTFKKEGIHVEILKNEDVKISGIKAEFSQVIINILTNAKDAMQNLDPKDKIIKIKIYKNDKFAFVSIYNNGENIKDSIMDKLFDPYFTTKHKSVGTGIGLYMCKMIVTNMNGNIYVKNLKNGVDFCIEIPLKKEKK
- a CDS encoding response regulator transcription factor, translating into MSDLGSLRILIVEDEDSIRKSMAEALDSLFEEIILAKNGDEGVKKFKKHNPHIVITDIAMPIMNGLDMAKNIKEISSNTPIIALSAFSDKEKLLKAIDVGIDKYLIKPIDMDELLKVIEDIVRRKIGLLNDVKFGDGLEFNQTTKALSKNGVEIPLTKKELAFVSLLVERIGTLVLHEDIKQNIWGSENVSDAAIRTFVKRVRDKVGAKIIKNIPGLGYKIEF
- the ccoN gene encoding cytochrome-c oxidase, cbb3-type subunit I, whose translation is MRPGDVLNYDYTISKCFLFTTIIFGIVGMLVGVIISFQLVYPDLNYIAGEFSNFGRLRPLHTNAVVYGFMLSGIFSTWYYVGQRVLKVSMAESKFLMMIGKLHFILYVIVILLAVVTLLAGITSSKEYAELQWPIDILVVIVWVLWGVSIFGLIGIRREKTLYISLWYYIATFLGIAMLYLFNNMAIPTRLLTGMGDWMHAVSMYAGSNDAMVQWWWGHNAVAFVFTVGILAQVYYFLPKESGQAVFSYKLSLFSFWSLMFVYLWAGGHHLIYSTVPDWIQTLSSIFSVVLILPSWGSGINILLTMKGEWNQLRENPLIKFMILATTFYMFSTLEGPILSIKSVNALAHFTDWIPGHVHDGTLGWVGFMTIAALYHMVPRMFKKELYSKSLMEAQFWIQTTGLVMFFSSMWIAGITQGMMWRATNEFGSLAYTFIDTVNALKPYFWIRAVGGFLYLLGFVMFAYNMFKTFSSGRVLEKEPQSTSPMAA
- the ccoO gene encoding cytochrome-c oxidase, cbb3-type subunit II, which gives rise to MFSWLEKNPFFFAVFLFIVIAYAGVVEILPSFADSARPLKDTKPYSVLELSGRQIYIANSCNACHSQLIRPFKSETDRYGAYSKSGEYAYDRPFLWGSKRTGPDLLRVGNYRTTDWHEHHMKDPLSVVPGSVMPNYKYMFKKKADIETAYAEALTVKKAFNVPYDQEGMPKLGSWDEAQALVMEEAKVIVDQMEDKEVKSAFERGEIKQIVALIAYLNSLK
- a CDS encoding cytochrome c oxidase, cbb3-type, CcoQ subunit, which encodes MSIETMRTLQAYGYVVLIISLCIGLYAYFFHLRRSEKTGRRNYEKYGNLALNDSIDDEIIETIPSNDNECKKGAKK
- a CDS encoding cbb3-type cytochrome c oxidase N-terminal domain-containing protein; amino-acid sequence: MKWFNLEDNVNLLSIIAAIVLVVATIAVVGLYVRKMKTEKSGGELREGAEYDGIKEYKNPLPIGWAVIYILMLVWAIWYFLFGYPLNSYSQIGAYNEEVKAYNQKFEQTFANPDRDTLLAMGKGIFLVECSACHGITGNGMNGKAADLSVWGSEAGVLEAIKTGSKGLNYPLGEMNADNVTGNDAIAVAAFMAKDISAINSTKNPNYVAQGRENWMICAACHGEDGKGMEGMAPDITKYGSADFVVDVLNRGKLGFIGKMPAFNDGRLTDIQKRAVGEYVISLSKEN
- a CDS encoding DUF4006 family protein, which translates into the protein MENENRNRSVFSIHGVTGMLIATVLLISILVVLTILGLKAQQQVAKEPYVLKDVSSVPMKANMKIANDVMEVENVTK